In Porites lutea chromosome 1, jaPorLute2.1, whole genome shotgun sequence, a single genomic region encodes these proteins:
- the LOC140932292 gene encoding soluble guanylate cyclase 88E-like, whose protein sequence is MYGILLESVQHFLTEKFGEAKWNEIRERAGICNHMFITHKQYSESSMTKIADTAAEILGEETDMLSDDFMQYFGTCFVKFFSHYGYDRVIKVSGRCLRDFLIGIDSLHEHMRFGYPQLQSPSFFCEEETSSGLILHYISKRKGFMFYVVGQIKEIASQFYNMDVDVKVLGNEVVNNTTHVVYRLGFDNSGYKPPAPDLLSIKSQQGINVKIFFSIFPFSFALSQDMTINMAGHGIIASVGNRIIGNDIREFFIMRRPQAEFTWETFTTRQVVFELTCTLPILHPSTPANVNSIQSSLDFKNGNTDFEENENPAQQMPHKPQLHLRGIMKYISSWNKVIYICSPLIGGTEEMMRLGLYMNDLSLHDMSREMVLSGIKPMHQLEKTLEKEFEKGKALEENMENLALMRKKIEELHCRKMGKAIADRLRLGGGKVVETCENFESVTVMFSYMDGFESICSQVGAMEIVSLVNNMFAIFGKLAEKHDVYEVETSGDAMYMTVSGAPVKNMRHAEAASAMALDMLEGVKLIKNPADKKPMTVSIGKQSTKS, encoded by the exons ATGTACGGGATTCTTCTGGAAAGTGTCCAGCATTTCCTTACGGAGAAATTCGGTGAGGCTAAATGGAACGAGATTCGAGAGCGTGCTGGAATATGCAATCACATGTTTATTACGCATAAGCAATACAGTGAAAGCTCGATGACGAAAATTGCTGACACTGCCGCCGAAATACTCGGAGAAGAGACTGACATGTTAAGTGACGACTTTATGCAATATTTTGGCACTTGTTTCGTGAAATTCTTTAGTCACTATGGATACGATCGTGTCATCAAAGTAAGCGGCCGCTGCCTCCGAGATTTTCTGATAGGAATTGACAGCTTACACGAGCACATGCGCTTCGGTTATCCACAGCTTCAGTCCCCGAGTTTCTTTTGTGAGGAAGAAACAAGCTCTGGGCTAATTTTGCACTACATTTCCAAACGGAAGGGGTTTATGTTCTACGTGGTTGgtcaaatcaaagaaatcgcgtCTCAGTTCTATAACATGGACGTGGATGTAAAAGTTCTAGGCAACGAAGTCGTCAATAATACAACTCACGTTGTCTACCGCTTGGGTTTTGACAATTCTGGGTACAAACCTCCGGCTCCAGACTTACTATCCATTAAGAGCCAGCAAGGTATCAACGTGAAGATTTTTTTCAGTATATTTCCTTTCAGTTTTGCCTTGTCGCAAGATATGACAATCAATATGGCTGGACACGGAATTATAGCTTCTGTGGGAAATCGTATCATCGGAAACGACATCAGAGAGTTTTTCATTATGAGAAGACCACAAGCCGAGTTCACATGGGAAACG TTTACGACGAGGCAAGTGGTGTTTGAGTTGACCTGTACTCTACCAATCTTACACCCTTCCACCCCCGCGAACGTCAACTCCATCCAGTCCTCACTGGATTTCAAAAACGGAAACACCGACTTCGAGGAAAATGAAAATCCGGCGCAGCAGATGCCCCACAAACCACAGCTTCATCTACGGGGAATCATGAAGTACATAAGCTCATGGAATAAAGTGATCTACATTTGCTCTCCATT AATCGGAGGTACTGAAGAAATGATGCGCCTTGGTCTGTACATGAACGATCTAAGTTTGCACGACATGTCACGCGAGATGGTGCTCTCTGGGATAAAACCAATGCATCAACTAGAGAAGACCTTGGAAAAG GAATTCGAAAAAGGAAAGGCCTTagaagaaaacatggaaaatttggcgttgatgagaaaaaaaattgaagagttGCACTGTAGAAAGATGGGGAAAGCCATCGCCGATAGATTGAGACTTGGTGGTGGTAAGGTTGTGGAAACCTGTGAG AATTTTGAGAGTGTCACGGTTATGTTCAGCTACATGGATGGCTTTGAAAGCATCTGCTCACAGGTCGGAGCTATGGAAATTGTGAGCCTGGTAAACAACATGTTTGCCATATTCGGCAAACTGGCAGAGAAGCACGATGTCTATGAG GTTGAAACCTCGGGTGATGCAATGTACATGACTGTCAGTGGTGCGCCAGTGAAGAACATGCGTCATGCTGAAGCAGCCTCAGCAATGGCACTTGATATGCTAGAGGGCGTCAAGCTTATCAAAAATCCTGCCGATAAAAAGCCTATGACAGTCTCCATTGGTAAGCAGTCAACCAAATCATAG